A genomic segment from Dendropsophus ebraccatus isolate aDenEbr1 chromosome 7, aDenEbr1.pat, whole genome shotgun sequence encodes:
- the SMARCAD1 gene encoding SWI/SNF-related matrix-associated actin-dependent regulator of chromatin subfamily A containing DEAD/H box 1 isoform X3 produces the protein MNKLNKIGNVNTLSLDLVWDCKILIKEREVVLRLMNKCEDISRKLMKQVTHITEDGESGWNVQQPSILSKSLVLKPYQKIGLNWLALLHKHKVNGILADEMGLGKTVQAIAFLAHLYMNGNLGPHLVVVPASTLDNWVREFNHWCPDLDILLYYGSQDERKHLRYDILNKVIDFNVIVTTYNCAISSAEDRSLFRRLKLNYAVFDEGHMLKNMSSIRYQHLMTLNAKNRLLLTGTPVQNNLLELMSLLNFVMPHMFSSSTSEIKRMFSSKAKSTDEQSTFEKERIAHAKLIMKPFILKRVKSEVLKQLPPKQDHIKFCQMSKKQQQLYDDLMIKLKRSIEGPEKNSELCNVMMHLRKMANHPLLHRQYYTAEKLRSMSKLMLKEPTHREANPDLIFEDMEVMTDFELHRLCSEFSSLSKYKLEKELLLDSGKFEVLEQLLSDIKKRGDRVVLFSQFTMMLDILEVFLKHHQHRYIRLDGKTQISERIHLIDQFNNDMDIFIFLLSTKAGGLGINLTSANIVILHDIDCNPYNDKQAEDRCHRVGQTKEVIVTRLIGKGTIEESMLKISQQKLRLEQDMTTSDTGDEGTIPLDMATLLKTSLGL, from the exons CTTAATAAAATAGGCAACGTGAATACCCTCTCGCTGGACCTGGTCTGGGATTGCAAAATATTGATCAAAGAGAGAGAAGTGGTTTTGAGACTTATGAACAAATGTGAGGATATTTCGAGGAAACTTATGAAGCAAGTCACACACATCACTGAAGATGGAGAAAGTGGATGGAATGTACAGCAGCCTTCTATTCTATCAAAGAG CCTGGTGCTCAAGCCTTACCAGAAGATTGGTTTGAATTGGCTAGCTCTCTTGCACAAGCATAAAGTGAATGGGATTTTGGCAGATGAGATG GGTTTAGGAAAAACTGTTCAAGCCATAGCATTCCTCGCACATCTTTACATGAATGGAAACCTTGGCCCCCATCTTGTGGTTGTTCCAGCTTCCACTTTAG ACAACTGGGTCCGGGAGTTCAATCATTGGTGTCCAGATCTGGATATCTTACTATATTATG GCTCTCAGGACGAAAGAAAGCACTTACGATATGACATCTTGAATAAAGTTATAGACtttaatgttattgtcacaac GTACAATTGCGCCATCAGCAGTGCCGAGGATCGCAGTCTGTTTCGGCGTTTGAAGCTGAATTACGCAGTGTTTGATGAAGGACACATGCTAAAAAACATGAGCTCCATTCGCTATCAGCACCTTATGACTTTAAAT GCCAAGAACCGTTTGCTGCTAACCGGAACTCCAGTCCAAAATAACCTGCTGGAACTCATGTCCCTCCTGAATTTTGTGATGCCGCACATGTTTAGCAGCAGCACCAGTGAGATCAAGAGGATGTTCTCTTCCAAAGCG AAATCCACTGATGAGCAAAGCACTTTTGAAAAAGAGAGAATCGCCCATGCAAAACTGATCATGAAACCATTTATTCTCAAAAGAGTAAAAAGTGAG GTCCTCAAGCAGCTGCCTCCTAAACAAGATCACATTAAATTTTGCCAAATGTCCAAAAAACAGCAACAACTATATGACGATTTAATGATAAAACTGAAGAGATCTATCGAGGGACCAG AAAAAAATTCTGAGCTTTGTAATGTAATGATGCACTTAAGAAAGATGGCCAATCACCCCTTGCTACACAGGCAGTATTATACAGCGGAAAAGCTGCGCTCTATGTCCAAGCTAATGCTTAAG GAACCTACACATCGTGAAGCCAATCCTGATCTAATCTTCGAGGATATGGAAGTTATGACAGACTTTGAGTTGCACAGACTTTGCTCTGAATTTTCAAGCCTGTCTAAATATAAGCTTGAAAAGGAACTGCTGTTAGATTCTGGAAAATTTGAGGTTCTTGAACAACTACTGTCTGACATTAAGAAAAGG GGTGACAGAGTGGTGCTGTTTAGTCAGTTCACCATGATGTTGGATATTCTGGAAGTTTTCCTGAAACACCACCAGCATAGATATATACGCCTAGATGGAAAAACTCAAATCTCCGAAAG GATACATCTTATAGATCAATTCAATAATGACATGGATATATTCATATTCCTGCTGTCTACTAAGGCGGGTGGCCTGGGGATCAATCTTACTTCAGCAAACATTGTAATCCTCCATGACATTGACTGCAATCCATACAATGACAAGCAGGCAGAAGACCGCTGCCACAGAGTTGGACAGACAAA GGAAGTTATTGTTACCCGATTAATTGGAAAAGGAACAATTGAAGAGTCCATGCTAAAAATCAGTCAACAGAAGTTACGATTGGAGCAGGATATGACCACCTCTGATACAG GGGACGAAGGAACCATACCGCTCGACATGGCGACACTTCTTAAAACATCACTAGGTCTTTAA